One genomic window of Desulfuromonas sp. AOP6 includes the following:
- the feoB gene encoding ferrous iron transport protein B, with amino-acid sequence MAAVDKGNETPRIVLVGSPNVGKSSLFNELTGTYTTVSNYPGTSVEISRGHCDIAGIRYEVLDTPGMYSLMPISEEEKVARDILLNETPHVVIHVIDARNVERMLPMTLQLVEAGLPMMLVINIMDEAERLGIRIDFPALRERLGIPVIAAATARRRGLQEIRQAIGNQDFDIGTPFSYSPDLEDDIREISSCFHGKYRLSRRSLALLLLQKDQHIQELVSDGEAQLAEPLMECVKKVAFARRSDLHLHISLERKRITRNLLSGALTQEEGRKPSLSDRLSSLTMNPWTGFPFLLATLYFGLYKFVGGFGAGTVVDFLESTLFESYLIPWLIDLGDRFLPWYWLHELLVGEYGIFTLAIRYAVAIVLPIVGTFFLAFSIIEDTGYFPRLAMLVDRIFKNIGLNGRAVIPLVLGFGCDTMATIVTRTLETVRERIIATVLLALAIPCSAQLGVILGLLSSVPGALAVWTLSMVLVFLLIGLLAARLVPGEQPMFYMEIPPLRMPQLRNVITKTLTRMQWYFVEIFPLFIIASVLLWAGKLSGALSWVVKGMEPVMTMLGLPSQAAAAFIFGFFRRDFGAAGLYDMQTSGLLTPVQLTVAAVTLTLFVPCVAQFLVMNKERGWKVSFGIFIFVTLLAFAVGWLLNKVLLFTAVLS; translated from the coding sequence ATGGCCGCCGTTGATAAAGGGAATGAAACTCCCCGTATTGTTCTTGTTGGCAGTCCCAATGTGGGCAAGAGCTCCCTTTTTAACGAACTGACCGGAACCTACACCACCGTATCAAACTACCCTGGCACCTCTGTTGAAATTTCTCGCGGGCACTGTGACATTGCCGGGATCCGCTATGAAGTCCTCGACACACCTGGCATGTACTCGCTTATGCCGATCTCTGAAGAGGAGAAGGTAGCGCGGGACATCCTGCTGAATGAAACGCCCCATGTCGTCATTCATGTCATAGATGCCCGCAATGTCGAGCGCATGCTCCCCATGACTCTTCAGCTCGTGGAAGCGGGGCTTCCCATGATGCTGGTCATTAATATTATGGATGAGGCGGAGCGCCTGGGCATCCGTATCGACTTTCCAGCCCTGCGAGAGCGTCTGGGCATTCCCGTCATAGCGGCAGCGACAGCGCGGCGCCGTGGCCTTCAGGAGATTAGACAGGCGATAGGGAATCAGGACTTCGACATAGGGACTCCTTTTTCTTACTCACCGGATCTCGAAGACGATATTCGGGAGATATCTTCCTGTTTTCACGGTAAGTATCGCCTCAGCCGCCGCTCTCTTGCCCTGTTGCTTCTCCAGAAAGATCAGCACATTCAAGAGCTTGTTAGCGACGGGGAAGCGCAGTTGGCCGAGCCGCTGATGGAGTGTGTCAAAAAGGTCGCCTTTGCCAGGCGTTCTGATCTTCACCTGCATATCAGTCTGGAACGAAAAAGAATCACCCGCAATCTTCTCAGTGGGGCCCTGACCCAGGAAGAGGGTAGAAAGCCGTCACTGTCCGATCGCCTCTCCTCGCTGACCATGAATCCCTGGACTGGGTTCCCCTTTCTGTTGGCGACCCTCTATTTTGGGTTGTATAAGTTTGTCGGCGGCTTTGGAGCCGGCACCGTCGTTGATTTTCTTGAATCGACCCTTTTTGAGTCCTATCTCATTCCCTGGCTCATAGATTTGGGAGACCGCTTCCTGCCATGGTATTGGCTGCACGAACTCTTAGTCGGAGAATATGGCATATTCACTCTGGCCATACGCTATGCCGTGGCCATTGTTCTGCCTATCGTCGGCACATTTTTTCTGGCTTTTTCTATTATTGAAGATACGGGGTATTTTCCTCGGTTGGCCATGCTGGTTGACCGAATTTTTAAAAACATCGGCCTGAACGGCCGAGCGGTTATCCCTCTTGTTCTCGGTTTTGGCTGCGATACCATGGCGACTATTGTTACGCGCACCCTGGAAACCGTACGGGAGAGGATTATCGCCACGGTGTTGCTGGCTCTAGCCATCCCCTGTTCTGCTCAATTGGGAGTTATTCTGGGTCTCCTATCCAGTGTACCCGGAGCCTTGGCGGTCTGGACCCTCAGTATGGTTCTTGTTTTTCTGCTCATCGGGTTGTTAGCTGCTCGCCTGGTTCCGGGAGAGCAACCCATGTTTTATATGGAGATTCCTCCCTTGCGCATGCCCCAGTTGCGCAATGTCATAACCAAGACTCTGACCCGGATGCAGTGGTATTTCGTCGAAATATTTCCCCTGTTCATTATCGCTTCCGTGCTGTTGTGGGCCGGCAAGCTCAGCGGGGCCTTGTCCTGGGTCGTCAAGGGGATGGAGCCCGTCATGACAATGCTTGGGCTGCCTTCGCAGGCCGCCGCCGCCTTTATCTTCGGTTTTTTCCGCCGAGATTTCGGTGCTGCCGGGCTCTATGACATGCAGACCTCGGGTCTGCTTACGCCAGTTCAATTGACGGTCGCCGCTGTCACTCTGACCCTTTTCGTGCCCTGTGTAGCTCAGTTTTTGGTTATGAACAAAGAGAGGGGATGGAAGGTATCCTTCGGTATCTTTATCTTCGTCACTCTTCTCGCCTTCGCCGTCGGTTGGCTTCTCAATAAGGTTTTGCTCTTTACGGCGGTGCTGTCATGA
- the tgt gene encoding tRNA guanosine(34) transglycosylase Tgt: MNPFKFDLLHTDPHSGARRGRVHTRRGIIETPVFMPVGTQATVKAMFPESLMEVGAQIILANTYHLFLRPGHELVKRLGGLHAFMHWDKPILTDSGGFQVFSLGDLRKITEEGVRFQSHLDGSSHVLTPESSISVQHALGSDIIMAFDECIPYPASREYVQESTDRSSRWAQRCKEAHDPTDGSALFGIVQGGMYPDLRRKSAEDLMEIDFHGYAVGGLSVGEEAELMYDMMTQTLPLLPEDRPRYVMGVGTPENLIEGVDRGVDMFDCVMPTRNARNGVLFTSFGKVSIKQARYIDDPSPVDPECDCYVCRNYSRAYLRHLYQSGEILSSMLNTYHNVTYYLKLMEGARQAIASGTYQNYKKEFYRRRQSND, translated from the coding sequence TTGAATCCATTTAAGTTCGATCTTTTACATACCGATCCGCACTCTGGCGCCCGACGTGGTCGTGTTCATACCCGTCGAGGAATTATCGAAACGCCCGTTTTCATGCCGGTGGGTACGCAGGCAACCGTCAAGGCGATGTTTCCGGAAAGTCTTATGGAAGTGGGGGCCCAGATTATTCTGGCCAACACGTACCACCTTTTTTTACGTCCCGGTCATGAGCTGGTCAAACGCCTTGGGGGCCTCCATGCCTTTATGCACTGGGACAAGCCGATCCTGACCGATAGTGGTGGTTTTCAGGTTTTCAGCCTGGGGGATTTGAGAAAAATTACCGAAGAGGGTGTACGGTTTCAGTCTCATCTCGACGGTTCGTCGCATGTGCTGACACCAGAATCATCCATTTCTGTTCAGCATGCGTTAGGGTCCGACATCATCATGGCTTTCGATGAATGTATCCCTTATCCGGCCTCGAGAGAATATGTGCAGGAGTCTACGGACCGTTCCAGTCGATGGGCGCAGCGTTGCAAGGAAGCGCATGACCCCACCGACGGCTCGGCTCTTTTCGGCATTGTTCAGGGAGGAATGTATCCCGATCTTAGAAGAAAAAGTGCGGAAGACTTGATGGAAATCGATTTCCACGGCTATGCCGTAGGTGGTTTGTCCGTAGGCGAAGAAGCCGAACTCATGTACGACATGATGACGCAGACTCTGCCGCTGCTTCCCGAAGATCGACCCAGGTATGTCATGGGGGTGGGTACGCCCGAAAATCTGATAGAGGGGGTAGACCGCGGTGTCGATATGTTCGACTGCGTTATGCCTACGCGCAACGCTCGTAATGGGGTTCTTTTTACTTCGTTCGGGAAAGTGAGCATCAAGCAGGCTCGTTATATCGATGACCCTTCTCCCGTTGATCCCGAATGCGACTGTTATGTCTGCCGGAACTACAGTCGCGCCTACCTTCGCCATCTGTACCAGAGCGGAGAGATCTTGTCATCGATGTTGAATACGTATCACAATGTCACCTATTATCTGAAGTTGATGGAAGGGGCCCGCCAGGCTATCGCTTCCGGTACCTACCAGAACTACAAGAAAGAATTTTATCGTCGTAGGCAAAGCAATGATTGA
- a CDS encoding DUF2065 domain-containing protein, giving the protein MEFLLIVLGVVLVFEGMPWFVSPEATRRVLREMLRVPGKSMRLMGFLLMLTGLFLVYLGTG; this is encoded by the coding sequence ATGGAGTTCTTACTGATTGTTTTGGGTGTTGTTCTCGTTTTTGAAGGAATGCCTTGGTTTGTCTCCCCCGAAGCCACCAGGCGGGTTTTGCGGGAAATGCTTCGTGTCCCCGGAAAAAGTATGCGTTTAATGGGGTTTTTGTTGATGCTCACCGGTCTTTTTCTTGTCTACCTTGGGACGGGTTAA
- the queA gene encoding tRNA preQ1(34) S-adenosylmethionine ribosyltransferase-isomerase QueA, giving the protein MRLEDFDFELPAELIAQYPLDSREGSRLMVLNRLHRDIHCGNFPDIVGHFHAGDVLVLNDTQVIPARLLGTKASGGKIEVFLVRRLDSNQEDWVCLTKSSKTPKVGSRLLLGNEIEGTVLGEGEAPYKVIRFKFAGDFHQLLEKVGRIPLPPYIRREDTLVDRERYQTVFACSKGAVAAPTAGLHFTQDILAALQSKGVEIVSLTLHVGLGTFLPVRVDNILDHRMHGESFHIPETTANIVNLAKKEGRRVVALGTTTTRTLEYALAGENSVKAGEGLSDLFIYPGFRFKIVDALITNFHLPCSTLMMLVSAFAGRDFIFEAYQRAIDERFRFFSYGDCMMIV; this is encoded by the coding sequence ATGCGTCTTGAAGATTTTGATTTTGAACTGCCGGCAGAGCTCATAGCGCAGTATCCTCTCGATTCCCGTGAAGGATCTCGCCTGATGGTTCTGAACAGGCTTCACCGGGATATACACTGCGGTAATTTTCCAGATATCGTAGGACACTTTCATGCCGGGGATGTTCTGGTTCTCAATGACACCCAGGTGATTCCCGCCAGGCTTCTAGGAACCAAGGCGTCTGGCGGGAAGATCGAAGTTTTTCTGGTGCGTCGACTCGACTCAAACCAGGAAGACTGGGTCTGCCTGACCAAATCATCCAAGACTCCCAAAGTGGGCAGTCGTCTGCTGCTCGGCAACGAGATTGAAGGAACGGTTCTCGGTGAGGGGGAGGCGCCTTATAAGGTCATCCGCTTCAAGTTTGCCGGGGATTTTCATCAACTGTTGGAAAAGGTTGGCCGGATTCCGCTGCCGCCGTACATTCGCAGAGAAGACACTCTGGTAGATCGGGAGCGATACCAAACGGTATTCGCCTGTTCAAAGGGTGCCGTGGCGGCCCCGACCGCCGGTCTGCATTTTACGCAGGATATTCTCGCCGCTCTGCAGAGCAAGGGGGTTGAAATTGTTTCACTCACCCTGCATGTCGGCTTAGGTACTTTTTTGCCTGTGCGAGTCGATAATATCCTGGACCACCGCATGCATGGGGAATCGTTTCATATCCCCGAAACGACCGCTAACATTGTCAATCTGGCGAAGAAAGAAGGACGTCGTGTGGTCGCCCTGGGGACGACAACGACTCGCACTCTCGAATATGCCCTGGCCGGAGAAAACTCTGTCAAAGCAGGTGAGGGCCTCAGTGATCTCTTTATTTATCCAGGTTTCAGGTTCAAGATTGTTGACGCGTTGATTACGAACTTTCACCTCCCCTGTTCCACTTTGATGATGCTTGTTTCCGCCTTTGCGGGCCGGGATTTTATATTCGAAGCTTATCAACGTGCGATAGACGAGCGTTTTCGTTTTTTCAGCTATGGCGATTGCATGATGATTGTATAG
- a CDS encoding YgiQ family radical SAM protein: protein MVNRVDFLPTCLEDVKKKGWDALDVLFVSGDAYVDHPSFGVPLLARYLLAHGFRVGILAQPDWRQREAFEVMGRPRLFAALSAGAMDSMVNHYTAARKRRRDDAYTPGGIAGARPDRALITYTAAVKAAFRGLPVILGGIEGSLRRLAHYDYWTDAVRRSILVDSKADLLVYGMGEKPLLEVARRMQAGESLDSIQDVCGTAFLGRECPPGSVELPSFEQVSQNKTAFNQAFRQAFDESNPFRGRSLCQGHGNRLVIVNPPQKPLSQEEMDRIYALPFTRRPHPDYSVTIPAFTQIRHSITSHRGCFGGCSFCAIAGHQGKSIQSRSEASILAEVNQMVLDSEFSGTITDVGGPTANMYGLKCKTLEAEAACRRASCLFPQICRNLDTRDGKVVHLLQTIRETRGVRHVFVASGVRFDLFEKQPKYFDELLKHHVGGLLKVAPESASDDVLALMHKPPARIFEEFLQVFRQLNRSQAKRLGIVPYFISGHPGSTLSALVDGAIFLCRNGLRVEQVQEFTPTPGTLSTCIYYTGVDPFSGKEVYVPRSARERRMQKSLLLWHLPESRQDILEALRLTGRMEDGAVLLNQSGSGGGLKERGTKRRADKKK, encoded by the coding sequence ATGGTAAATCGTGTCGATTTTCTGCCTACCTGCCTGGAAGATGTCAAAAAAAAGGGCTGGGACGCATTGGATGTCCTTTTTGTCAGTGGTGACGCCTATGTCGACCACCCTTCCTTTGGCGTACCTCTGCTGGCCCGTTATCTCCTGGCTCACGGTTTTCGTGTCGGGATCCTTGCGCAGCCTGATTGGCGACAGCGCGAGGCTTTTGAGGTGATGGGGCGTCCTCGCCTGTTTGCGGCACTCTCCGCAGGGGCCATGGACTCGATGGTTAATCATTACACTGCTGCTCGTAAAAGACGCCGTGACGATGCCTACACCCCCGGTGGTATTGCCGGTGCTCGTCCCGACCGCGCCCTGATAACCTACACCGCTGCGGTCAAGGCAGCTTTTAGGGGGCTACCCGTCATTCTTGGCGGCATTGAGGGGAGTCTCCGTCGCCTGGCGCACTATGATTATTGGACGGATGCGGTGCGACGTTCCATTCTTGTTGACAGTAAGGCTGACCTGCTGGTTTACGGCATGGGAGAAAAGCCACTGCTAGAGGTTGCCCGGCGGATGCAGGCAGGCGAATCCCTTGATTCGATTCAGGATGTTTGTGGAACAGCCTTTCTTGGTCGTGAGTGCCCGCCGGGGTCTGTCGAATTGCCATCCTTTGAGCAGGTCAGTCAAAACAAGACCGCTTTTAACCAAGCGTTCAGGCAGGCGTTCGATGAATCAAATCCCTTTAGGGGGCGCTCGCTTTGCCAGGGTCATGGGAATCGTTTGGTGATCGTTAATCCCCCTCAAAAGCCATTGAGCCAGGAGGAGATGGATCGCATCTATGCTCTGCCTTTTACCAGACGACCACACCCTGACTATTCAGTAACCATCCCGGCTTTCACCCAGATCCGTCACTCCATTACCTCACATCGCGGCTGCTTTGGCGGTTGCTCTTTCTGCGCCATTGCCGGGCACCAGGGTAAATCGATACAATCTCGATCTGAAGCCTCCATTCTGGCAGAGGTAAACCAGATGGTCCTTGATTCGGAATTTTCCGGAACCATCACCGACGTCGGCGGGCCTACAGCCAACATGTATGGCCTGAAATGCAAAACCCTGGAAGCCGAAGCGGCTTGCCGCCGAGCCAGTTGTCTGTTTCCCCAGATCTGTCGAAACCTGGACACACGGGACGGCAAGGTTGTCCATCTTTTACAGACGATTCGCGAGACAAGGGGGGTGCGTCATGTCTTTGTAGCCTCCGGTGTCCGCTTCGATCTGTTTGAAAAACAACCGAAATATTTTGATGAATTGCTGAAGCACCACGTTGGTGGATTGCTCAAGGTGGCGCCGGAATCGGCATCCGACGATGTTTTAGCCCTCATGCACAAACCCCCTGCACGGATTTTCGAAGAGTTCCTTCAAGTTTTCCGTCAACTCAACCGTTCCCAGGCGAAGCGACTTGGAATCGTCCCCTATTTTATTTCGGGGCATCCAGGAAGTACCCTGTCTGCTTTAGTCGATGGAGCCATTTTTTTGTGTAGAAATGGTTTGCGCGTGGAACAGGTCCAGGAATTCACCCCAACGCCGGGGACGCTGTCAACCTGCATCTATTACACAGGGGTGGATCCGTTCAGTGGCAAAGAGGTTTATGTGCCGCGCTCTGCCAGAGAACGAAGAATGCAGAAGTCGCTTCTCTTATGGCACCTGCCCGAAAGTCGCCAGGATATCCTCGAAGCGTTGAGGCTGACAGGGCGGATGGAGGATGGTGCTGTGTTACTGAATCAATCCGGGTCAGGAGGCGGATTAAAAGAAAGAGGGACGAAGCGGCGGGCGGATAAAAAAAAATGA
- the yajC gene encoding preprotein translocase subunit YajC translates to MNLFGVSEAFAMAGGAGAQGQGSGYEGILMLVIMFAIFYFLLIRPQQKRAKQHKQLIESLKAGDQVVTAGGVHGRVASIQEGVVTLEVATGVKIRVNRASIVSSKQEQ, encoded by the coding sequence ATGAATCTGTTCGGTGTATCTGAAGCATTTGCCATGGCAGGGGGAGCAGGCGCCCAAGGACAGGGTTCCGGCTATGAGGGTATTCTCATGCTGGTCATCATGTTTGCCATTTTTTACTTTCTGCTTATCCGTCCCCAGCAGAAAAGGGCCAAGCAACACAAGCAGCTTATTGAATCTCTCAAGGCGGGTGATCAGGTCGTTACTGCAGGTGGTGTTCATGGTCGTGTTGCGTCCATCCAGGAGGGTGTGGTGACTCTTGAAGTTGCGACCGGGGTTAAAATCAGGGTCAATCGTGCCTCCATCGTCAGCAGCAAGCAGGAACAGTAG
- a CDS encoding metal-dependent transcriptional regulator, protein MKLSEKAEEILEALWIATEEEGENAAHFQTLGVGPGDDGLCELDRLAYIDIRGERVYLRQEGREEAKMTVRRHRLAERLMMDVLDIKGASGDAKACEFEHLLHQGVDTKICTLLNHPTTCPHGKPIPPGKCCLEAQARGEAGVVPLTEVNAGQQGEIAYLSVTDPKKMQKLMSLGVLPGNQLRLARTFPAYVFTVGNSEFAIDEDLAREIFIRKI, encoded by the coding sequence ATGAAGCTTTCTGAAAAAGCCGAAGAAATTCTCGAGGCTCTGTGGATTGCGACTGAAGAGGAAGGGGAGAATGCCGCTCACTTCCAGACCCTTGGCGTAGGCCCGGGGGATGATGGCCTTTGCGAGCTGGATCGCCTGGCCTATATCGATATCAGAGGAGAGCGTGTTTACCTGCGCCAGGAAGGTCGCGAAGAAGCCAAAATGACTGTTCGTCGACATCGGTTGGCCGAACGCCTTATGATGGATGTGCTGGACATCAAAGGAGCGAGCGGGGACGCCAAGGCCTGTGAATTTGAACATCTGCTGCATCAGGGGGTTGATACCAAAATATGCACTCTGCTCAACCATCCCACGACCTGTCCGCACGGAAAGCCTATCCCCCCAGGTAAATGTTGTCTGGAAGCCCAGGCGCGCGGGGAAGCCGGCGTTGTTCCTCTCACGGAGGTCAATGCAGGGCAGCAGGGTGAGATTGCCTATCTGTCCGTGACCGATCCCAAGAAAATGCAAAAACTCATGAGCCTTGGGGTTCTCCCTGGCAATCAGCTACGTCTGGCGCGAACTTTCCCCGCTTACGTTTTCACCGTAGGGAATTCAGAATTTGCCATCGACGAAGACCTGGCCAGGGAAATCTTTATAAGAAAAATCTGA
- a CDS encoding HD domain-containing phosphohydrolase → MNSLKFKILGLTIAIMVGAVCLTVWHNLKTQKALLSQIATENSRILGETIRTSITTNSSHGNLTEIITLFEKIASEPAFRGVRIFDETGRILVSADPSEVGGHVPSKDLMAYQKGQVSYSRLVFGNEHQKTLIPIPNASSCQGCHTPDRALVGILEVDMSLSDLNAIRSKGQKATLLSSMGMLAILILTITSFILFYVDAPLRKLMSSMEYVEKGHFDNARTEIHSSAEMSELTNKFNMMVDRLKGLIDTKIRHERELAVSQEKLAFHDEIQEMNLTLEERLKEIEYLNITLEERLEDIEDAHFRITDLASELERKNVTLEQAVSHLSALNKMSFALNSTIDPERLFALMTSKTREALRACIGYILLIEEDGAQLRIGAAVGLPPHVRIGTRVPLRVGGISNWVIQNRCPLLLKDFKESPRFDEFSYFGFRRESVMYAPLMVKNEVSGIICMANRTDGTVFSSEDLDLLSTIGSQASVAINNAKLYQEQESTYLSTVQALVSAIEANDAYTRGHSDRVRRYSIELAKHIGLPELSVRRLEQAAILHDIGKIGIAATILNKEDALSPGDIEALRQHPVIGVRILEPIRFLGDITKIIEQHHEQFDGHGYPHGIAGENICLEARILAVADTFDAMTSDRPYRKALSCELAIEEIEEQAGVQFDPEITQAFIELCRKNRYKHCA, encoded by the coding sequence ATGAATTCCCTAAAATTTAAAATACTGGGACTGACCATCGCCATCATGGTTGGCGCCGTCTGCTTGACGGTCTGGCACAATCTGAAAACACAAAAAGCCCTCCTGTCACAAATCGCCACGGAAAACAGCCGCATTCTAGGCGAAACCATTCGCACCAGTATCACCACGAACAGCTCCCACGGTAACCTGACTGAAATAATCACCCTGTTTGAAAAAATCGCCAGCGAGCCAGCCTTTAGGGGGGTTCGCATATTTGATGAAACCGGTCGCATTCTGGTTTCCGCCGACCCCAGTGAGGTCGGCGGACATGTGCCCTCCAAAGATCTGATGGCCTACCAGAAGGGTCAGGTCAGCTATTCCAGGCTCGTATTCGGCAACGAACACCAAAAGACCCTCATTCCCATACCAAACGCCAGCAGCTGTCAGGGTTGTCATACCCCGGACAGGGCGCTCGTGGGAATCCTTGAAGTGGATATGTCACTGAGCGATTTAAACGCCATCCGCAGCAAGGGTCAGAAAGCCACCCTGCTCTCCTCCATGGGGATGCTGGCCATACTGATTTTGACCATTACCTCCTTTATTCTCTTTTATGTGGATGCACCCCTGCGAAAACTTATGAGCTCCATGGAATACGTTGAAAAAGGACATTTTGACAATGCCCGCACTGAAATCCACAGCTCTGCCGAAATGTCAGAGCTTACAAATAAGTTCAATATGATGGTGGATCGCCTTAAAGGCCTTATTGACACCAAGATCAGGCATGAGCGGGAGTTGGCGGTCAGTCAGGAAAAGCTGGCCTTTCATGACGAAATTCAGGAGATGAACCTTACCCTGGAAGAACGACTTAAAGAGATTGAATACCTCAATATAACCCTTGAAGAGCGGCTTGAAGATATCGAAGACGCTCATTTTCGCATTACAGATCTGGCCAGTGAACTGGAGCGCAAAAACGTTACTCTCGAACAAGCGGTCTCCCATTTGTCGGCTCTGAATAAAATGAGTTTTGCTCTGAACTCAACAATAGACCCCGAAAGACTCTTCGCGCTTATGACCAGCAAGACTCGTGAAGCGCTCAGAGCCTGCATCGGTTATATCCTTCTCATTGAAGAAGACGGCGCTCAACTGCGGATCGGGGCGGCTGTCGGATTGCCCCCCCACGTCAGGATTGGAACACGGGTCCCCCTGCGGGTTGGAGGAATATCCAACTGGGTTATCCAGAACCGCTGCCCCCTCCTGCTCAAGGATTTTAAAGAATCTCCACGTTTTGACGAATTCAGTTATTTCGGGTTCAGAAGAGAGTCGGTCATGTATGCCCCCCTGATGGTTAAAAACGAAGTCAGTGGGATCATCTGCATGGCCAATAGAACCGATGGCACAGTATTCAGCTCGGAAGATCTCGATCTTCTATCGACCATCGGTTCCCAGGCCAGTGTTGCTATCAACAATGCAAAACTTTACCAGGAGCAGGAATCAACGTACCTAAGCACCGTGCAAGCCCTTGTTTCTGCGATTGAAGCCAACGATGCCTACACGCGTGGCCATTCAGATCGTGTCCGCCGATACAGTATTGAACTGGCCAAACATATCGGGTTACCCGAATTGTCCGTGAGGCGACTGGAACAGGCGGCCATTCTTCATGATATTGGGAAAATAGGTATCGCCGCGACTATTCTTAACAAAGAGGATGCGTTATCTCCGGGAGACATTGAAGCCTTGCGGCAGCATCCGGTCATCGGCGTCCGCATTCTGGAGCCAATTCGCTTTCTGGGCGACATCACAAAGATCATCGAACAGCACCATGAGCAGTTTGATGGTCATGGATATCCCCATGGCATTGCTGGAGAAAATATCTGCCTTGAGGCTCGCATACTGGCGGTTGCCGACACTTTTGACGCCATGACATCAGATCGCCCTTATCGGAAGGCTCTCTCCTGCGAACTGGCTATCGAAGAAATCGAGGAGCAGGCGGGTGTCCAGTTTGACCCGGAAATAACACAAGCGTTTATCGAGCTTTGTCGAAAAAACCGCTACAAACACTGCGCCTGA
- a CDS encoding HDOD domain-containing protein, whose protein sequence is MFPDSYSRVKNTVPLSFCDIISFGWRVKMHADLKSVVATVGDLPPMPAVAVKVMELLQDPESTAEGLANAISADPAVSARILKIANSSFYGLQRQVSTLKAAIVILGQKTLRSLVLAASLTGMHRKYGLQEKMLWEDSVGAAIAGRLLAQHLRSLDPEEAFLAGLFRHIGKVVRSNNNNEEFTSIIQAVYNGEGTFSELEKHYFPHNHAVVGAAVLDKWNFAPALIQSTLHHEDLDIDPDGDLNAYRLTAAINLAGTMCRKLGIGQRSPEDDLDLSATAGAKALGMTQEDLDDLVAQFRKVYAENRGLFVS, encoded by the coding sequence ATGTTTCCTGATAGTTATTCACGGGTAAAGAATACGGTGCCCTTGTCGTTTTGCGACATTATTTCCTTTGGCTGGAGAGTAAAGATGCACGCTGATTTGAAATCTGTTGTGGCGACGGTGGGGGATTTGCCCCCCATGCCGGCGGTGGCTGTAAAAGTCATGGAGCTTCTGCAGGATCCCGAGAGTACCGCCGAAGGACTTGCTAATGCCATTTCTGCCGATCCCGCTGTTTCAGCCCGAATTCTCAAAATTGCCAATTCCTCTTTTTATGGACTGCAGCGGCAGGTGTCGACTCTGAAAGCCGCCATCGTTATTCTGGGGCAGAAGACCTTGAGAAGCCTGGTTCTTGCGGCCAGCCTGACAGGCATGCACAGAAAGTATGGGTTGCAGGAAAAAATGCTTTGGGAGGATTCCGTTGGTGCTGCCATCGCCGGACGACTACTGGCACAGCATCTAAGGTCCCTTGATCCGGAAGAAGCGTTTTTGGCAGGTCTTTTCCGGCACATCGGTAAAGTCGTGCGTAGTAACAATAATAACGAAGAGTTTACCAGCATCATTCAAGCGGTATATAATGGTGAGGGAACTTTCTCTGAGTTGGAAAAGCATTATTTTCCTCATAATCATGCCGTCGTTGGGGCTGCTGTTCTTGATAAGTGGAACTTTGCACCCGCCTTGATTCAAAGTACGCTGCACCATGAAGATCTGGATATTGATCCGGACGGCGATCTAAACGCCTACAGGCTTACAGCAGCCATCAATCTGGCCGGCACCATGTGCCGAAAACTGGGGATAGGGCAACGTTCGCCGGAGGATGATCTGGATCTTTCTGCAACGGCTGGTGCGAAGGCCCTCGGGATGACCCAGGAAGACCTGGATGATCTGGTTGCTCAATTTAGGAAGGTCTATGCCGAGAACCGCGGACTCTTTGTTTCCTGA